A stretch of the Archaeoglobus neptunius genome encodes the following:
- a CDS encoding helix-turn-helix domain-containing protein has product MDIEKEYSNVAERICGNIVLAESSGEAMRKWRGIFSITQSDLAKKIGVRASVISDYESGRRSPGINFVRKFVLALIDLDRERGYPTLSKYRYIIEDSKAILDMVEYSRTVGIGEFCDAVEGVLLNDFEKLIHGHTFVDSIVAIMTFNAFDFYKLYGLTSERAIVFTQVSSGRSPMVAVRVSNLKPSAVVLHGIEADSVDRIAMKIAEVERIPLIVSDMGVGEMIDELRRRFA; this is encoded by the coding sequence GTGGACATTGAAAAGGAGTATTCAAACGTGGCTGAAAGAATATGTGGAAATATTGTTCTTGCAGAGAGTTCCGGAGAGGCGATGAGAAAGTGGAGGGGAATATTCAGCATCACACAGAGCGATCTGGCAAAAAAGATAGGGGTAAGGGCTTCGGTAATCAGTGATTACGAGTCTGGAAGGAGATCTCCGGGAATAAACTTCGTTAGAAAGTTTGTTCTGGCTTTGATTGATCTGGACAGGGAGAGGGGGTATCCAACTCTTTCCAAATACAGGTATATAATTGAGGACAGCAAGGCGATTCTGGATATGGTTGAATACTCCAGGACTGTTGGTATCGGAGAATTCTGTGATGCGGTTGAGGGGGTTCTTCTGAATGATTTTGAAAAGCTCATCCACGGACATACATTTGTTGACAGCATCGTTGCGATAATGACCTTCAATGCATTTGATTTTTACAAACTGTATGGGCTTACAAGCGAGAGGGCGATAGTTTTTACACAGGTATCGAGTGGAAGATCGCCGATGGTTGCGGTGAGAGTTTCCAATCTAAAGCCATCGGCAGTTGTCCTTCATGGAATTGAGGCCGATTCGGTGGACAGGATAGCGATGAAAATTGCTGAGGTTGAGCGAATTCCTCTGATAGTTTCTGATATGGGGGTTGGTGAGATGATTGATGAGTTGAGGAGGAGGTTTGCATGA
- the leuS gene encoding leucine--tRNA ligase, giving the protein MVDFRAIEKKWQNEWEKSRIFESDPDNRKKFFLTIPYPYLNGNLHAGHTRTFTIGDAFARYMRMKGYNVLFPLGFHVTGTPIIGLAELIQKRDEKTIEVYTKYHDVPLKDLLQLTTPEKIVEYFSREALQALKNIGYSIDWRRVFTTTDEEYQKFIEWQYWKLREMGLIVKGTHPVRYCPNDQNPVEDHDLLMGEEATIVEFTVIKFRLEDGDIIFPCATLRPETVFGVTNIWLKPTGYVIVEVDGEKWLVSREAYEKLTYTEKKVRLIREVDAREYLGKYVIVPLVNRKVPILPADFVDTDNATGVVMSVPAHAPFDLAAIEDLKKNEEWLKEFGIDKSIIENIDPITLIATPEMKGIPAKHLIEEFGVKSQKDVDLLEKATKTLYKKEYHTGVMLNNTMNYAGMKVSEAKERVHEDLIRSGLGDVFYEFSEKPVICRCGTKCVVKIVRDQWFLNYSNREWKNRVLQHLDRMEIIPEYYKEEFRNKIDWLKDKACARRKGLGTRIPWDREWLIESLSDSTIYMAYYILAKYINQGVLRAENMVPELLDYVMLGRGNPEDVAKASNVAIDTISKIREEFEYWYPVDLRSSGKDLVANHLLFYLFHHIAIFPPEKWPRAIAVNGYVSLEGKKMSKSKGPLLTMKRAVQQYGADVTRLYILHAAEYDSDADWKSREVEGLANHLKRFYNLVVEYYPEGQEETTMLDRWLMSRFQRAVKEVRDAMDKLQTRRAVNAAFFELMNDVRWYLRRGGKNLSLILDDWIKLLSPFAPHICEELWHMKHKSFVSLESYPEFDESKIDEEAEAAEEYLKALIDDILEVKKFVDGPREVCIYPADEWKVKAARVVINSNDVGEAMKELMQDTELRKIGKDVTNFVKRIFRDRKKIAILDELRIIKENSGFIEAETGLKVSLDPSKVPEAKKKGAVPGKPAIYVI; this is encoded by the coding sequence ATGGTGGATTTCAGGGCAATTGAGAAAAAGTGGCAGAATGAGTGGGAGAAGAGCAGAATTTTTGAGTCCGATCCCGATAACCGCAAAAAATTTTTCCTGACAATACCCTATCCTTACCTTAATGGAAATTTGCATGCAGGCCATACCAGGACATTTACAATTGGAGATGCCTTTGCCAGATACATGAGAATGAAGGGATACAACGTTCTCTTTCCTCTTGGCTTCCACGTTACCGGCACCCCGATAATAGGGCTTGCCGAACTGATACAGAAAAGGGATGAAAAGACGATTGAGGTTTACACGAAGTACCACGACGTTCCGCTGAAAGATCTGCTTCAGCTTACAACTCCAGAAAAGATAGTGGAATATTTCTCAAGAGAGGCGCTTCAGGCATTAAAGAATATAGGATACTCAATAGACTGGAGAAGAGTTTTCACAACAACTGACGAGGAATATCAGAAGTTCATAGAGTGGCAGTACTGGAAGCTCAGGGAAATGGGCCTGATAGTCAAGGGAACACACCCGGTCAGATACTGCCCTAATGACCAGAATCCGGTTGAGGATCATGATTTGCTGATGGGCGAGGAGGCAACGATAGTTGAGTTCACTGTAATCAAATTCAGGCTTGAAGATGGCGATATAATCTTTCCGTGTGCAACTCTGCGCCCTGAAACTGTGTTTGGGGTTACAAACATCTGGCTCAAACCGACTGGATACGTGATAGTGGAGGTGGATGGCGAAAAGTGGTTGGTAAGCAGGGAGGCATACGAAAAGCTGACATACACGGAAAAGAAGGTCAGGTTAATTCGCGAGGTCGATGCCAGAGAGTATCTGGGAAAATACGTTATTGTTCCACTGGTAAATCGAAAGGTACCGATCCTACCTGCTGATTTTGTCGATACGGACAACGCTACCGGGGTTGTCATGAGCGTACCCGCTCATGCCCCATTCGATCTTGCAGCCATTGAGGATCTAAAAAAGAATGAAGAGTGGCTGAAGGAGTTTGGAATTGACAAAAGCATAATCGAGAACATCGATCCAATCACGCTGATAGCCACTCCAGAGATGAAGGGCATTCCGGCAAAGCATCTGATAGAAGAATTCGGAGTTAAAAGTCAGAAAGACGTGGACCTGCTGGAAAAAGCCACGAAAACGCTTTACAAGAAAGAATACCACACGGGAGTTATGCTCAACAACACAATGAATTACGCTGGAATGAAAGTTTCTGAAGCCAAGGAACGGGTTCACGAGGATCTGATAAGATCCGGTCTTGGAGATGTCTTCTATGAATTCAGTGAAAAACCGGTGATCTGCAGGTGTGGAACCAAATGTGTTGTCAAGATAGTAAGGGACCAGTGGTTCCTGAACTATTCAAACAGGGAGTGGAAGAACAGAGTTCTCCAGCATCTGGATAGGATGGAGATAATTCCCGAATACTACAAGGAGGAATTCAGGAACAAGATCGACTGGTTGAAGGACAAGGCCTGTGCAAGAAGAAAGGGACTGGGGACAAGAATACCGTGGGACAGGGAATGGCTGATTGAGAGTCTTTCAGACTCAACAATTTACATGGCCTACTACATTCTGGCAAAGTACATCAACCAGGGTGTTTTGAGGGCCGAGAACATGGTTCCAGAGCTGCTTGATTACGTCATGCTGGGCAGAGGTAACCCTGAAGACGTGGCAAAAGCCTCAAATGTTGCCATAGACACAATCAGCAAGATCAGAGAGGAGTTTGAGTACTGGTATCCTGTTGACCTGAGGAGCAGTGGTAAGGATCTCGTGGCAAATCACCTGCTCTTTTACCTCTTCCATCATATCGCCATTTTCCCGCCCGAAAAGTGGCCGAGAGCGATAGCGGTTAACGGCTACGTAAGCCTTGAGGGCAAGAAGATGAGCAAGAGCAAGGGTCCCCTGCTGACAATGAAACGGGCAGTTCAGCAGTACGGAGCGGATGTGACCAGGCTGTATATCCTCCATGCTGCAGAATATGACAGCGACGCCGACTGGAAAAGCAGAGAGGTGGAGGGGCTTGCGAATCATTTGAAAAGATTCTACAACCTGGTTGTGGAATACTACCCTGAGGGGCAGGAAGAAACAACAATGCTCGATCGCTGGCTGATGAGCAGATTTCAGAGAGCTGTAAAAGAGGTCAGAGATGCCATGGACAAGTTGCAGACCAGACGGGCCGTAAATGCTGCATTTTTCGAGCTGATGAACGATGTGAGGTGGTACCTGAGAAGAGGCGGGAAAAATCTTTCACTCATTCTGGATGACTGGATAAAGCTCCTCTCTCCGTTCGCTCCCCACATATGCGAGGAGCTCTGGCACATGAAACACAAAAGCTTTGTCAGTCTGGAGTCATATCCGGAATTCGACGAATCAAAAATTGACGAGGAAGCTGAGGCGGCCGAAGAGTACCTGAAAGCATTAATAGACGATATTCTCGAGGTAAAGAAGTTTGTGGATGGCCCGAGGGAGGTTTGCATATACCCCGCAGACGAGTGGAAGGTCAAGGCTGCAAGAGTTGTTATCAACAGCAATGATGTGGGAGAAGCCATGAAGGAGCTAATGCAGGACACAGAGCTGAGAAAAATTGGAAAAGATGTAACGAACTTCGTAAAACGAATATTCAGGGACAGAAAGAAGATTGCAATCCTCGACGAGCTGAGAATCATAAAAGAGAATTCCGGGTTCATAGAGGCAGAAACCGGGCTGAAGGTATCACTGGATCCCTCAAAAGTTCCGGAAGCAAAGAAGAAGGGGGCTGTACCTGGCAAACCTGCAATATATGTGATATGA
- a CDS encoding thiolase domain-containing protein, with amino-acid sequence MRRVAVVGVGQSRFGELWEKGFRDIVLEAGAEALTDADLEGREIEAIYVGNMSAGRYIGQEHVAALIADYAGLAEFGIPATRVEAADASGGLAVRQAYMAVAAGLHDIVIAAGAEKVTDVGDPMEILSASVDIEWERFVGGSLPALYAIMARMHMETFGTTEEDLAMVSVKNHRNGAKNPKAQYRTEISIDSVLNSPYVADPLKLLDCASISDGAAAVILASGEIARKITDTPVYIEACTQASDYLALQNRKDILTMKAVVKAGREAYRFAGILPRDIDVVEVHDSFTIAEILAYEDLGFAEKGRGAELIREGVTELDGDLPVNPSGGLKSCGHAVGATGVRQIVELTLQLRGDAGKRQVDAEKGLALNVGGTGATAVVSILGR; translated from the coding sequence ATGAGGCGTGTTGCAGTTGTTGGTGTTGGTCAGAGCCGGTTCGGAGAGCTTTGGGAAAAGGGTTTCAGAGATATTGTGCTGGAAGCCGGGGCTGAGGCCCTTACCGATGCGGACCTTGAGGGAAGGGAAATTGAGGCGATTTATGTTGGCAACATGAGTGCAGGCAGATACATCGGTCAGGAGCACGTAGCAGCATTGATCGCAGATTATGCCGGTCTGGCGGAGTTTGGTATTCCTGCAACCAGAGTTGAGGCTGCAGATGCGAGCGGAGGTCTGGCAGTCAGACAGGCATACATGGCGGTTGCTGCAGGACTGCATGATATTGTAATTGCAGCCGGAGCAGAGAAGGTAACGGATGTCGGCGATCCAATGGAAATACTCTCTGCATCGGTGGATATTGAGTGGGAGAGATTCGTGGGGGGCAGTTTACCGGCACTTTACGCAATAATGGCGAGAATGCACATGGAAACTTTCGGCACGACTGAGGAGGATCTTGCAATGGTAAGCGTCAAGAATCACAGAAATGGGGCCAAAAATCCGAAAGCCCAGTACAGGACGGAAATAAGCATTGACAGTGTTCTCAACTCACCTTACGTAGCTGACCCCCTAAAGCTCCTCGACTGTGCGTCCATAAGCGATGGTGCAGCAGCCGTGATTCTGGCCAGTGGGGAAATTGCGAGAAAGATAACCGACACTCCAGTGTACATTGAAGCATGCACGCAGGCGAGTGATTATCTTGCTCTGCAAAACAGGAAGGATATCCTGACGATGAAGGCGGTTGTGAAGGCCGGGAGGGAGGCGTACAGGTTTGCCGGAATTCTTCCCAGAGACATAGATGTTGTGGAGGTGCATGATTCATTCACCATAGCGGAAATACTTGCCTACGAGGATCTGGGCTTCGCTGAGAAGGGCAGGGGAGCAGAGCTGATCAGAGAGGGTGTTACTGAGCTGGATGGCGATCTGCCGGTGAATCCCTCGGGCGGGCTCAAGTCATGTGGACATGCTGTGGGTGCAACGGGAGTCAGACAGATTGTCGAGCTAACCCTTCAGCTAAGAGGGGATGCAGGGAAGAGACAGGTAGATGCTGAGAAAGGTCTGGCGCTGAATGTTGGGGGTACAGGTGCCACAGCAGTGGTTTCAATCCTTGGGAGGTGA
- a CDS encoding Zn-ribbon domain-containing OB-fold protein, whose translation MVPRFWRKIKYRYDLVGSYCENCGNHFYPPRNFCPVCRRRGAVRETELPDEGTVLSYTVIRDGEPCVVALIELKNGSKLVSQLACSPEEVRTGMRVRKVFRRYGEDGEEGIIHYGTKFVPSE comes from the coding sequence TTGGTTCCGAGATTCTGGAGGAAAATAAAATACAGGTACGATCTTGTTGGAAGTTACTGCGAGAACTGCGGCAACCATTTCTACCCGCCAAGAAATTTCTGTCCGGTATGCAGGAGAAGGGGTGCTGTAAGGGAGACGGAGCTTCCTGACGAGGGTACGGTGTTGAGCTACACCGTTATAAGGGACGGAGAACCGTGTGTGGTGGCGCTCATAGAGCTCAAAAACGGATCTAAACTGGTTTCACAGCTTGCCTGCAGCCCGGAAGAAGTCAGGACCGGAATGAGGGTCAGAAAGGTTTTCAGAAGGTACGGGGAAGATGGGGAGGAGGGAATCATACACTACGGTACCAAATTTGTTCCCTCAGAGTGA
- a CDS encoding DUF58 domain-containing protein — MRVRRVSRSLIITSIFLLELAVILVSGDILKIILLPLLVLVFPNIPFRFEVSSVNLEGGKRVGEPLRVKIELKILGFGIIKVMHVLPDSFELIESSNAVGKFITGRGKISLTYTCVPMKRGEYDVGRLIFEAENVFATRRIIKKFDFDRKIEVKSRIYRIKRVEARRGIAVRPMPEIDISRVGTPGTDFREIRKYSFGDPVKFINWKASAKIGELMVNEFEREGKKAIWIFLDANPYMLHGDIRKNCFETAIETAASLTYFFAVRGHKVGIYIVGHGIVIYPESGRRQFSKIFSTLMKLDVSDREESFGIALDRAKKYIEAVKPASIFVTRAEYSNPVREALRAMGRRNLPVSVITIRAAEKGGGLAYTLVNAMEEKVVRKLRGAGVNVIEVEAGKPVEKMMMGLGR; from the coding sequence ATGAGAGTCAGAAGAGTCAGTAGATCTCTGATTATTACCTCCATTTTCCTCCTTGAGCTTGCAGTAATTCTTGTCTCCGGCGATATTCTCAAAATAATCCTACTTCCACTCCTAGTTCTGGTGTTTCCAAACATCCCGTTCAGATTTGAAGTTTCGTCCGTAAACCTTGAGGGTGGAAAGAGGGTCGGTGAGCCACTCAGAGTTAAAATTGAACTTAAAATTCTTGGCTTCGGGATAATAAAAGTCATGCATGTACTTCCCGACTCTTTTGAGCTCATTGAGAGCTCAAATGCTGTGGGAAAATTCATCACCGGGAGGGGTAAAATCAGCCTCACATATACCTGTGTTCCTATGAAAAGAGGAGAATACGATGTCGGCAGGCTTATATTCGAGGCTGAAAATGTCTTTGCCACCAGAAGAATAATAAAAAAATTTGATTTTGACAGGAAAATAGAAGTTAAAAGCAGAATATATAGAATAAAGAGAGTGGAGGCCAGAAGGGGTATTGCAGTAAGACCGATGCCGGAAATAGACATCTCAAGAGTCGGGACGCCGGGTACAGACTTCAGAGAGATAAGAAAATACAGCTTCGGTGACCCGGTAAAGTTCATCAACTGGAAGGCTTCGGCAAAAATCGGAGAACTCATGGTAAATGAGTTTGAGAGAGAGGGTAAAAAGGCAATCTGGATATTCCTTGATGCAAATCCATACATGCTCCATGGAGATATCAGAAAGAACTGTTTTGAAACGGCCATAGAAACGGCTGCTTCTCTCACCTACTTTTTCGCTGTGAGGGGGCACAAAGTTGGGATCTACATCGTCGGGCACGGGATTGTGATTTATCCAGAATCGGGCCGAAGGCAATTCAGCAAAATCTTCTCAACACTGATGAAACTTGATGTATCTGATAGAGAAGAGAGTTTTGGAATCGCTCTCGACCGGGCTAAAAAGTACATCGAAGCGGTAAAGCCGGCATCAATTTTCGTCACAAGAGCTGAATACAGCAACCCCGTCAGAGAAGCGTTAAGGGCCATGGGTCGGCGAAATCTCCCTGTTTCCGTGATAACGATTAGAGCAGCGGAAAAGGGCGGAGGACTGGCATACACACTGGTGAACGCAATGGAGGAAAAAGTCGTGCGAAAGTTGAGGGGAGCGGGGGTCAACGTTATCGAGGTTGAGGCGGGTAAGCCGGTTGAGAAAATGATGATGGGGCTGGGAAGATGA
- a CDS encoding adenosine-specific kinase: MKLDKVEILNPDLKYQIIVGQANFSVFTVDDLFRALLTAVPGIKVAVAMNEAAPKLVRVTGNDEELKNIAAENALKIAASHVFVIVTSNAFPLNILNTVKLHPAVCNVFVASANPIEIIVAETELGRAVLGAVDGSSVTRVENEGEKVQRRELCEKLGYKLD, from the coding sequence ATGAAACTGGATAAGGTCGAAATCCTGAATCCGGATCTGAAGTATCAGATTATAGTGGGACAGGCGAACTTCTCAGTTTTTACGGTAGATGACCTTTTCCGAGCCTTGCTTACAGCAGTTCCGGGCATAAAGGTTGCTGTTGCAATGAACGAGGCTGCTCCAAAGCTTGTGAGAGTTACGGGCAACGACGAGGAACTAAAGAATATTGCAGCAGAAAACGCCCTGAAAATTGCTGCGAGCCACGTTTTTGTAATCGTGACCTCCAATGCATTCCCCCTGAACATCCTCAACACGGTAAAGCTGCATCCTGCCGTCTGCAACGTTTTCGTGGCATCCGCAAACCCGATTGAAATAATTGTGGCAGAAACGGAGCTTGGTAGAGCCGTTCTCGGAGCTGTGGATGGATCTTCTGTAACCAGAGTAGAAAACGAGGGGGAAAAGGTACAAAGAAGAGAGCTTTGCGAGAAGCTCGGATACAAGCTGGACTAA
- a CDS encoding PAS domain S-box protein — protein sequence MDIKIDALPDPVIVTDYRGRILALNTYARDLGFSTGSIISIEEGECEINGKIYHVKVSRLNSHIIYVLRDVTHSKERERELKEKEKTYRTLVDLSPYGIIVHDGQRLLFANKKAAEVAGFASPEEMIGYPVLKFIHPDYLDFVRSRISKMMSEGTAAPTAVEKFILPDGRVIDVEVAASYITFNGRPAILLVINDISERKKMERDLVESESRYRDFFENSLDMIVVTDLKGNFMEVNKEFENRSGYSREEVLGRNFSEFFSSVDAKQIFEVYNRAFRNRKNVYGLEFSFKTKYGETKIVEASVRPLTKGSKVVGFVSNFRDITDRKRLEEELKRTNRLLKIINRINELIVREKDVKNLMNRIAEEIAKYNRYSWIGLTREGKIEIEGISGIKKEEVEKELEEGMMCVQEALKSKKPVIMHCGEHPENCPNFERHFNLNCYIFPVKHENRISGVVAICSEERMGDEEVQLIQTLSDDIAFAINTAELEKIREKSLKQIEKNIEQFAILVDKIRNPLAIISGAAELWDVKEKDKILAAVKKIEEIIEMLEKGWLESEDVKNLLRRLENEKNPAGRR from the coding sequence ATGGATATAAAAATTGATGCACTCCCTGACCCCGTGATAGTCACAGACTACAGGGGCAGGATACTGGCTCTGAATACTTATGCCCGTGACCTGGGCTTCTCCACCGGCTCAATTATTTCGATTGAAGAGGGTGAGTGCGAAATCAACGGAAAGATTTACCACGTGAAGGTCTCCAGGCTTAATTCACATATAATCTACGTCCTTAGAGATGTTACTCACAGCAAGGAGCGTGAGAGGGAACTCAAGGAGAAGGAGAAAACTTATCGAACCCTCGTCGATCTGAGTCCATACGGTATTATTGTTCACGATGGTCAGAGGCTGCTTTTCGCAAATAAAAAAGCTGCGGAGGTTGCGGGATTTGCAAGCCCAGAGGAAATGATCGGATATCCTGTACTGAAATTCATCCACCCGGATTACCTAGACTTCGTCAGAAGCAGAATTTCAAAAATGATGAGTGAGGGCACTGCAGCTCCGACCGCAGTGGAAAAGTTCATTCTTCCCGATGGAAGGGTAATAGACGTTGAGGTGGCGGCGAGCTACATTACTTTCAATGGGAGACCTGCAATACTGCTGGTTATCAACGATATCAGCGAGAGGAAAAAGATGGAAAGGGATCTTGTGGAAAGTGAGAGCAGGTATAGGGATTTCTTTGAGAACTCTCTCGACATGATTGTGGTCACAGACCTGAAAGGAAACTTCATGGAGGTAAACAAGGAATTTGAGAACCGTAGCGGGTACAGCAGAGAAGAAGTTCTGGGCAGAAATTTCAGCGAATTTTTTTCGTCAGTGGATGCAAAACAGATTTTTGAAGTCTATAACAGGGCATTCAGAAATCGAAAGAACGTTTACGGTCTGGAATTCAGCTTTAAAACGAAATACGGAGAAACAAAGATTGTGGAAGCGAGTGTCAGACCGCTGACAAAGGGTTCCAAAGTTGTGGGATTCGTGTCCAACTTCAGAGACATCACAGACAGAAAGAGGCTTGAAGAAGAGCTAAAAAGAACCAACAGACTTTTGAAAATCATAAACAGGATAAACGAGCTGATAGTCAGAGAAAAAGACGTGAAAAATTTGATGAACCGCATTGCAGAGGAGATTGCCAAGTACAACAGATATTCGTGGATTGGTCTCACCAGAGAAGGAAAAATCGAAATCGAAGGTATCAGTGGTATCAAGAAAGAAGAGGTTGAAAAAGAGCTTGAGGAGGGAATGATGTGTGTACAAGAGGCCTTGAAAAGTAAAAAACCGGTAATCATGCATTGCGGTGAGCATCCTGAGAACTGTCCCAATTTCGAGCGGCATTTTAACCTGAACTGCTACATTTTCCCGGTAAAGCATGAAAACAGAATTTCAGGAGTTGTGGCGATATGCTCGGAGGAAAGGATGGGTGATGAGGAAGTCCAGCTTATCCAAACTCTCTCTGATGACATTGCATTTGCAATAAATACAGCAGAGCTCGAAAAAATCAGAGAGAAGTCTCTCAAACAAATAGAAAAAAATATTGAGCAGTTTGCGATTCTGGTTGATAAAATAAGAAATCCCCTTGCAATTATATCCGGAGCTGCTGAATTGTGGGATGTTAAAGAGAAAGACAAAATTTTAGCTGCTGTGAAAAAAATTGAAGAGATTATCGAAATGCTCGAAAAAGGCTGGTTGGAGTCAGAAGATGTTAAAAACCTTCTTAGGAGGTTGGAGAATGAAAAAAATCCTGCTGGTAGAAGATGA
- a CDS encoding ERCC4 domain-containing protein, giving the protein MIYVDSREPERIVAKLKRLGTDVVVKVLDAGDYLIKHTHYEVAIERKDVNDFLNSIADGRIFRQCHSLSARYPLSFLIIVGDLDEALEDRMFSRSAVISAIVSIAVKNDPGQLIPLIFSNEDDFCLALRSIDRRLREGDLRILPRLQRVERPEVAMLTAIPGIGEKKAERLLRYFGSVYRIANASVSELMRVSGIGEKQARLIYRIFRKNMDHSEGTNLVP; this is encoded by the coding sequence ATGATCTACGTTGACAGCCGGGAACCCGAAAGAATCGTTGCGAAGCTTAAAAGGCTTGGAACCGACGTTGTGGTTAAGGTCCTTGATGCTGGAGATTACCTGATAAAGCATACCCACTATGAGGTGGCTATAGAGAGAAAAGACGTGAACGACTTTCTCAACTCAATTGCTGACGGAAGAATATTCAGACAGTGCCACTCACTCTCCGCAAGATACCCCCTCTCGTTCCTCATAATCGTTGGAGATCTTGATGAAGCTCTTGAAGACAGAATGTTCAGCAGAAGTGCCGTGATCTCGGCCATCGTATCAATTGCGGTTAAAAACGATCCGGGACAGCTCATACCGCTTATTTTCAGCAACGAGGACGATTTCTGTCTCGCCCTCAGGTCCATTGACAGGAGGCTGAGGGAGGGTGATCTGAGAATTCTCCCGAGACTGCAGAGAGTAGAGAGACCCGAAGTTGCCATGCTAACGGCAATACCGGGTATCGGAGAGAAGAAGGCCGAACGACTTCTCAGGTATTTTGGAAGCGTGTACAGAATAGCCAATGCCAGTGTAAGCGAGCTGATGAGGGTTAGTGGAATTGGAGAAAAGCAGGCGAGACTGATCTACAGGATATTCAGAAAAAATATGGATCACTCTGAGGGAACAAATTTGGTACCGTAG
- a CDS encoding response regulator translates to MKKILLVEDEPDLLEIFEHMLSGYEVIKASNGHEALELFERHLPDLVLMDIELPGIDGVEATRRITKTRPETKVIAITAFASRRGREILDAGAVDVLKKPFRMRELLETVRKYL, encoded by the coding sequence ATGAAAAAAATCCTGCTGGTAGAAGATGAACCGGATTTACTGGAGATTTTTGAGCACATGCTTTCGGGGTACGAAGTTATAAAGGCCAGTAACGGCCATGAGGCGCTCGAACTGTTTGAAAGACACCTTCCCGATCTCGTACTTATGGACATAGAGCTTCCCGGGATAGACGGTGTCGAGGCAACAAGAAGAATTACCAAAACCAGACCTGAAACAAAGGTTATCGCCATAACAGCCTTTGCATCAAGGAGGGGAAGAGAAATTCTTGATGCTGGAGCCGTAGACGTTTTGAAGAAGCCATTCAGAATGCGGGAGCTGCTTGAAACTGTCAGGAAGTATCTATGA
- a CDS encoding hydroxymethylglutaryl-CoA synthase has product MIGIVSYGSYIPKYRIRVEEIARVWGEDAKKIRGGLGVHEKSVPDVDEDAATIAVEAAREAIARAKIDPRDVGAVFVGSESHPYAVKPTATIVGEAVGLGNEYFSADLEFACKAGTAGMQICYAMVKSDMIKYGLAIGSDTSQARPGDALEYAAAAGGAAFVIGKNPIAEIEATYSFTSDTPDFWRRDLQPYPSHGGRFTGLPAYFRHVTSAAKGLMDKYGYNADDFDYAVFHMPNAKFPVRAARMLGFSTEKISQGLVVRAIGNTYSGSSLLGLCATLDVAEPDERILLVSFGSGAGSDAFAIRVTDRITDFPRSPTVWEKIERKVYVDYAIYLKHRRKIKA; this is encoded by the coding sequence ATGATAGGGATAGTTTCGTATGGCAGCTACATTCCAAAGTACAGGATTAGGGTCGAGGAAATCGCAAGAGTGTGGGGAGAGGATGCAAAGAAGATAAGGGGAGGTCTGGGGGTGCATGAAAAATCCGTTCCAGATGTGGACGAAGATGCAGCCACGATAGCGGTAGAAGCTGCAAGAGAGGCAATAGCGAGGGCAAAAATTGATCCTAGAGACGTGGGGGCCGTTTTCGTTGGCTCTGAAAGTCATCCGTATGCTGTTAAGCCCACGGCAACAATTGTAGGGGAGGCTGTGGGGTTGGGGAATGAATATTTCTCAGCAGATCTTGAATTTGCCTGCAAGGCTGGTACTGCGGGAATGCAGATTTGCTACGCAATGGTGAAGTCGGATATGATCAAGTATGGGCTCGCCATCGGCTCAGATACAAGTCAGGCGAGGCCGGGAGATGCCCTTGAATATGCTGCGGCTGCGGGTGGAGCAGCGTTTGTGATTGGGAAGAATCCCATTGCGGAGATTGAGGCCACGTATTCATTCACATCAGATACCCCCGACTTCTGGAGAAGAGATCTGCAGCCCTATCCAAGTCATGGTGGCAGATTTACCGGCCTGCCTGCTTACTTCAGACACGTCACGTCAGCCGCTAAGGGATTGATGGACAAATACGGCTACAATGCCGATGATTTTGATTATGCGGTATTTCACATGCCCAACGCAAAGTTCCCGGTGAGGGCTGCAAGGATGCTGGGATTCAGCACTGAGAAGATCAGTCAGGGACTGGTGGTCAGGGCCATAGGGAACACGTATTCCGGGTCTTCGCTGCTTGGCCTGTGTGCAACACTAGATGTGGCGGAACCGGATGAGAGAATTCTTCTGGTATCCTTCGGCTCCGGTGCTGGAAGCGATGCCTTTGCTATCAGGGTTACTGATAGGATAACGGATTTCCCGAGAAGTCCAACAGTATGGGAGAAAATTGAGAGGAAGGTGTATGTGGATTATGCTATCTATCTTAAACACAGGAGGAAGATAAAGGCATGA